One part of the Methanomassiliicoccales archaeon genome encodes these proteins:
- a CDS encoding sugar phosphate nucleotidyltransferase, with the protein MKAVILAAGEGMRLRPFTYSRPKPMLQIGNKPILEYVVDALVSNDIKDIIMVVGYKKEKIMSYFQDGARFNAKISYAFQEKQIGTAHALLSARHLLDESFIVLAGDNLIDAETVSDLLRNGRIPSILVTESDIPSKYGVVQLEGNKIVSIVEKPESTVGNIISTGVYLFNDEILEVIETEVSSGALGITNAMQKMLGRLDIYAVKTRGKWIDVVYPWDIIRVNAVALSFEGQAISGIIEDNVMIRGPVVIGAGTRVRSGTYINGPVLIGEGCDIGPNVSIFPTTSIGNNVHIDAYTYVSNSVIMNNVCIGSHSHLSHTAIDEGVRIASSLSCVCGHAFAKIDDEFFKLENIGALIGEDTTIGSHVTIVPGTIVGAGCRISDGVRVSGNLENRCVVV; encoded by the coding sequence TTGAAAGCAGTTATTTTGGCAGCAGGGGAGGGGATGAGGCTCCGGCCGTTCACCTATTCACGCCCAAAGCCTATGCTGCAGATCGGCAATAAGCCGATTCTTGAATATGTCGTCGATGCCCTGGTATCAAATGATATCAAGGACATCATCATGGTTGTCGGTTATAAGAAGGAAAAGATCATGTCCTATTTTCAGGACGGGGCGAGATTTAATGCGAAAATTTCATATGCATTCCAAGAGAAGCAGATAGGAACAGCACACGCCCTTTTATCTGCTAGACACTTGCTAGATGAGAGTTTCATCGTTCTTGCAGGAGATAATCTGATCGACGCAGAGACTGTTTCTGACCTCTTGCGTAACGGTAGGATACCTTCTATCCTCGTAACCGAGAGCGATATTCCTTCAAAATACGGCGTCGTGCAATTGGAAGGGAATAAGATCGTGTCCATCGTCGAGAAACCCGAAAGCACTGTCGGTAATATCATCAGTACTGGGGTGTACCTATTCAATGATGAGATTCTTGAAGTAATTGAAACAGAAGTGAGTTCTGGCGCGCTCGGCATTACGAACGCTATGCAAAAAATGCTCGGAAGACTTGATATATACGCGGTAAAGACGCGTGGGAAATGGATCGATGTGGTGTACCCGTGGGACATTATCAGGGTCAATGCGGTGGCACTTTCGTTCGAAGGGCAGGCGATTTCAGGCATTATTGAGGACAATGTAATGATCAGAGGTCCAGTCGTGATCGGAGCGGGAACGAGAGTCAGATCTGGTACATATATCAACGGGCCCGTTCTCATCGGGGAGGGTTGCGACATAGGGCCAAATGTGAGTATTTTTCCAACGACCAGTATAGGGAATAACGTCCATATTGACGCATACACTTACGTTTCAAACTCGGTGATCATGAATAACGTGTGTATTGGGTCACATTCGCATCTTTCACACACCGCAATCGACGAGGGTGTGAGGATTGCCTCGAGTCTGAGCTGCGTATGCGGTCACGCATTTGCAAAGATTGACGATGAATTCTTTAAATTGGAGAATATCGGGGCATTGATTGGGGAGGATACGACTATCGGCTCACACGTCACGATCGTTCCTGGAACGATCGTAGGTGCTGGCTGTCGGATTTCTGACGGTGTAAGAGTTTCGGGAAATCTGGAAAACAGATGCGTCGTGGTTTGA
- the gvpD gene encoding gas vesicle protein GvpD, translating to MACRTGEFTGIEKTENPGARLPPEILSFFMKEGGHSLILRGNAGTGKTTFALQTIEELSAVEKSYYLSTRVSDNSLFTQFPWLKEKFQRGETSRLTIASNATIEEKDQKDRQSGLVELKGIKGLSGKETKISLTIGKDLSELEAIYRVVESDENSKHLIVIDSIDALAQKYGETCARIMLTIQGDLVEGYGTNVLFVLESADPQLDYLGDGVVLLRSLEYQNRRLREIEIMKLRGCEIQQMRYLFTLSGGRIQSFGRTEDIDVSLWKGWSPIPDAGERVSCGIGDIDRMLGGGLERGSIVLLELGRAIPTSVSTAIENSMVANFVAQGRGVIWVPMRKASAESLRNRMVGIVGEGDFEKNVRIPEKATQIGTAAKYVLPVEGSTAYDDFSWQNLAFALQASSPPYLTLMGFDTMESIYGTKVMDQLADFLASVRRSKGIFVGIAPPSAESTQRIADLATIHLKIDRVGGTVILYGEKPFTGCNAFTFVEKEIGGHISLIPIL from the coding sequence ATGGCATGCCGCACTGGAGAATTTACGGGAATTGAGAAGACGGAAAATCCAGGAGCGAGACTCCCGCCTGAAATACTTTCTTTCTTTATGAAAGAAGGCGGTCATTCACTGATTCTCAGAGGGAATGCTGGTACAGGAAAGACAACATTTGCTCTTCAGACAATAGAGGAACTGAGTGCCGTTGAGAAGAGTTATTACCTCTCAACGCGCGTCTCCGACAATTCCCTTTTTACGCAATTCCCTTGGTTAAAGGAGAAATTTCAAAGGGGAGAAACCTCCCGGCTCACAATTGCATCAAATGCAACGATAGAAGAAAAGGATCAAAAGGACAGACAATCTGGATTAGTTGAATTGAAAGGAATTAAGGGTCTCAGTGGAAAGGAAACAAAAATCTCATTAACAATTGGCAAGGACCTCAGCGAACTTGAAGCGATCTACAGGGTCGTTGAGTCTGATGAGAATTCAAAGCATCTGATCGTCATCGACAGCATCGACGCATTGGCACAGAAATATGGCGAAACATGCGCGCGCATCATGTTGACAATCCAGGGTGATCTCGTCGAGGGATATGGCACGAACGTCCTGTTTGTCCTGGAAAGTGCTGACCCACAACTCGATTACCTTGGTGATGGTGTTGTCTTACTAAGATCCCTAGAATACCAAAATAGACGGCTAAGAGAAATCGAAATAATGAAGTTAAGAGGATGTGAGATCCAGCAGATGCGATATCTTTTCACTCTCAGCGGCGGAAGGATTCAGAGCTTCGGCAGAACTGAGGACATTGATGTCTCTCTATGGAAAGGCTGGTCGCCAATTCCAGATGCTGGGGAGCGAGTATCATGTGGCATAGGTGATATTGATCGCATGCTAGGTGGAGGACTAGAAAGAGGTTCGATCGTTCTTTTGGAACTCGGGCGCGCGATTCCGACAAGCGTCAGTACCGCGATTGAAAACTCGATGGTCGCAAACTTCGTCGCACAGGGAAGAGGAGTCATCTGGGTTCCCATGAGAAAGGCGAGCGCTGAGAGTCTGAGGAATCGCATGGTCGGTATCGTTGGTGAAGGGGATTTTGAAAAGAACGTAAGGATTCCAGAAAAGGCGACTCAGATCGGAACGGCAGCAAAGTATGTCCTGCCCGTTGAAGGCTCAACAGCCTACGATGATTTCAGCTGGCAGAATCTAGCCTTCGCGCTACAGGCTTCATCCCCGCCGTACCTTACATTAATGGGATTCGATACGATGGAATCCATCTACGGAACCAAAGTAATGGATCAGCTTGCTGATTTTCTCGCCTCGGTCAGAAGGAGTAAAGGGATTTTTGTTGGCATTGCCCCCCCTTCCGCAGAGTCCACGCAGCGAATCGCCGATCTCGCAACTATTCACCTCAAGATCGATAGGGTTGGGGGGACAGTCATTCTGTATGGAGAAAAACCGTTTACAGGGTGCAACGCTTTTACCTTTGTTGAGAAAGAAATTGGCGGTCATATCTCATTGATTCCGATTCTATGA
- a CDS encoding RAD55 family ATPase has translation MSEVVMLKIALPERSSILVIGSPGIGLLEFNIGLAKSYIERGDTVVFVTIDVLPADVVALLEAFDVPVDDLLGNKIFIIDYHSSLLGSYDEDSSSTRNYVRKVSDIEGIMFNLTAIANEYGRPMRIFLHSLSTLFLYNQTNVVLKFFQISSSKIRSELGMAISTVHDGVHEDRTINHLMAMADGVIELKFDENLNRRLRIRHMRGSPSPTEWIPFEIKQARRESKMTLLEFLD, from the coding sequence ATGAGTGAGGTGGTTATGTTAAAAATCGCGCTCCCAGAAAGGTCCTCCATTCTCGTCATCGGAAGCCCAGGAATTGGACTTCTTGAGTTCAATATCGGGCTTGCTAAGAGCTACATTGAAAGAGGCGATACTGTCGTTTTCGTGACAATTGATGTTCTCCCAGCTGATGTTGTCGCTCTCTTGGAAGCCTTCGACGTTCCCGTTGACGACCTTCTGGGGAATAAGATCTTCATCATTGATTATCATTCAAGTCTCTTGGGGTCATATGATGAGGATTCATCTTCCACAAGAAATTACGTGCGGAAGGTCTCGGACATCGAAGGGATCATGTTCAATCTGACAGCGATAGCGAATGAATACGGTCGGCCAATGAGAATCTTCCTACACTCACTTTCAACTCTCTTTCTATACAACCAGACAAATGTCGTGTTGAAATTCTTTCAGATCTCCTCATCCAAGATTCGATCCGAGCTCGGCATGGCCATATCTACTGTGCATGACGGGGTGCACGAAGATAGGACGATTAATCATCTCATGGCAATGGCCGACGGCGTAATCGAACTTAAGTTCGATGAGAATCTTAATCGAAGATTGAGGATTAGACATATGAGGGGGTCTCCAAGCCCGACTGAATGGATCCCATTCGAAATCAAGCAGGCCCGACGAGAATCGAAGATGACTTTGCTTGAGTTCTTAGATTAA
- a CDS encoding (Fe-S)-binding protein — protein sequence MSVTVRTGDCIKCSACNMVCPVVSIEGISRFAGPRNFAVDLPRFFAGKISSPQEIFKCTTCWKCEEVCPSSLPLPDSILKLREIMFDERDLIEGHRRIIENIDSFGRSIQPISRKKRMNMRREAKTLYFPGCISEMRVTSILDASVEILEKTSVNFRIPGDWVCCGAPLEKIGDSNRLERLREANLARFGVFEEIITSCPGCTTQFLRYYDKDPLHTIEVLWEAARKHRLKFKAPENNIRVALHHPCHIKRTIGPQIIDQAYDLLQSVPGIKIVELEDQDRCCGGGGGVVAGFPDLALKLATNKMRDAIRSSADLLLAPCPFCVLNLRRANIGRVEEFITFINMYTERGA from the coding sequence ATGAGTGTCACAGTAAGAACAGGCGATTGCATTAAATGTAGCGCTTGCAACATGGTTTGTCCAGTTGTTTCAATCGAGGGCATATCTAGATTTGCCGGACCAAGGAATTTCGCCGTTGACCTTCCCAGGTTCTTCGCCGGGAAAATAAGTTCCCCGCAAGAGATTTTCAAATGCACAACCTGTTGGAAATGCGAGGAGGTTTGTCCCTCGTCTCTACCGCTCCCCGATTCTATCCTCAAACTGCGCGAAATCATGTTTGATGAGAGAGACCTTATTGAGGGACATCGGAGAATCATAGAAAACATCGACAGCTTTGGCAGATCTATCCAACCCATATCAAGAAAAAAAAGAATGAATATGAGGAGGGAGGCAAAGACCCTCTATTTTCCGGGCTGCATCAGCGAGATGCGAGTGACATCAATCCTTGATGCAAGCGTGGAAATCCTCGAAAAAACCAGTGTGAATTTCAGAATTCCTGGCGACTGGGTCTGCTGCGGGGCTCCGCTTGAAAAAATCGGGGATTCAAATCGATTAGAAAGGCTAAGAGAAGCGAATCTGGCAAGATTCGGTGTCTTTGAAGAGATCATTACGTCGTGTCCTGGCTGTACAACACAATTCCTTCGGTATTATGACAAAGACCCTCTTCACACAATCGAAGTACTTTGGGAGGCGGCAAGAAAGCATCGTCTTAAGTTTAAAGCGCCGGAGAATAACATAAGAGTGGCACTCCATCACCCCTGCCACATCAAGCGGACAATTGGCCCCCAGATCATCGATCAGGCCTACGATCTGCTCCAATCAGTTCCTGGGATCAAGATCGTCGAGCTCGAAGATCAGGATAGGTGCTGTGGCGGTGGCGGAGGAGTTGTGGCTGGCTTTCCCGATCTCGCGCTGAAATTGGCCACGAATAAAATGAGAGATGCGATCCGTTCTAGCGCCGATCTGCTGCTAGCACCATGCCCGTTTTGCGTACTGAATCTGCGAAGAGCGAATATCGGAAGAGTTGAAGAGTTCATAACGTTCATAAATATGTATACTGAGCGGGGGGCATAA